A window of the Trichoderma asperellum chromosome 4, complete sequence genome harbors these coding sequences:
- a CDS encoding mitochondrial 54S ribosomal protein bL21m → MSRALLRSVLELRAPSSRLAPLFAQPIHRHILPRSFNTTAPIVEPVAQPHVNNAPNPTEDQVRPLAFKKSHPTEPPKPIDDSVKTLLPLLAAQPGHYITVHIHGFPYLVQEGDQIRLPFKMPGVVPGDVLRLNRASVIGSRDYTMKGAPHVDERAFECRATVLGTESEPLRIKVKTKRRQRRKRQAKSKHRYTILRISELNIKNVEEFEEAS, encoded by the coding sequence ATGAGCAGAGCACTGCTTCGCTCCGTGCTGGAGCTCAGGGCCCCGAGCTCTCGTCTCGCCCCTCTATTCGCACAGCCAATCCATCGTCACATACTGCCTCGAAGCTTCAACACCACTGCGCCAATCGTCGAGCCCGTTGCGCAGCCGCATGTCAACAACGCACCAAATCCTACCGAGGACCAAGTCCGTCCTTTGGCCTTCAAGAAGAGCCACCCCACCGAGCCTCCTAAGCCAATTGACGACTCCGTGAAGACTCTTCTGCCCCTCCTCGCTGCTCAGCCAGGCCACTACATCACCGTCCATATCCACGGCTTTCCTTACCTTGTCCAAGAGGGCGACCAGATTCGCTTGCCATTTAAGATGCCCGGCGTTGTTCCCGGAGATGTGCTGCGCTTGAACCGTGCCAGTGTCATTGGTAGCAGAGATTACACTATGAAGGGTGCACCCCACGTCGACGAGAGGGCGTTTGAGTGCCGTGCTACGGTCTTGGGTACAGAGTCGGAGCCACTGAGAATCAAGGtcaagacgaagaggaggcagaggagaaaGCGTCAGGCCAAGAGCAAACATCGATATACCATCCTGCGGATCTCAGAGCTGAATATTAAGAATGTGGAAGAGTTTGAGGAGGCTTCATGA
- the NSA2 gene encoding Ribosome biogenesis protein (BUSCO:EOG092D3F6H) — MPQNEYMERWRKLHGRRLDHEERTRKRIAREGHKASQDAQNLRGLKAKLYQKKRHNEKIQMKKAIKAHEERNVKTADEKEPTQPLPSYLLDRSNPSTAKALSSAIKNKRAEKAAKFSVPLPKVRGISEEEMFKVVKTGKKTHKRAWKRVITKPTFVGPDFTRRNPKYERFIRPMGLRYKKANVTHPELGVTVQLPIISVKKNPQNPLYTQLGVLTKGTILEVNVSELGLVTAGGKVVWGRYAQVTNNPENEGCINSVLLV, encoded by the exons ATG CCTCAGAACGAGTATATGGAGAGATGGCGCAAGCTGCACGGCCGCCGTCTCGACCACGAAGAGCGAACCCGAAAGCGCATTGCCCGTGAAGGCCACAAGGCTTCGCAAGACGCCCAGAACCTCCGCGGTCTGAAGGCCAAGCTGTACCAGAAGAAGCGCCACAATGAGAAGAtccagatgaagaaggccaTCAAGGCCCACGAGGAGCGCAACGTCAAGACCGCGGATGAGAAGGAGCCTACCCAGCCTCTGCCCTCGTACCTGCTCGACCGATCGAACCCTTCCACGGCAAAGGCcctcagcagcgccatcaaGAACAAGCGTGCGGAGAAGGCCGCCAAGTTTAGCGTGCCGCTGCCCAAGGTGCGAGGTATCAGCGAGGAGGAGATGTTCAAGGTCGTCAAGACGGGCAAGAAGACGCACAAGAGGGCGTGGAAGCGAGTCATTACTAAGCCTACATTTGTTGGACCCGACTTCACCAGACGAAACCCCAAGTACGAGCGCTTTATCCGACCCATGGGTCTGCGTTACAAGAAGGCCAACGTCACACACCCTGAGCTCGGCGTCACGGTCCAGCTGCCCATCATCAGTGTCAAGAAGAACCCGCAGAACCCTCTGTACACTCAGCTAGGTGTTTTGACCAAAGGTACCATTCTCGAGGTCAATGTTAGCGAGTTGGGTCTGGTTACTGCTGGAGGAAAGGTTGTCTGGGGCCGATACGCTCAGGTCACAAACAACCCTGAGAACGAGGGATGCATCAACAGCGTGCTGCTTGTCTAA